The Pseudoalteromonas sp. N1230-9 genome segment ATAGTCGAAAATTCAGCGAATGACTGATGATCCTCTTCATTTAGATAGGCTTGGCACAGGGAGATAATGTCGTATTTACGAAAAGGAATAAAGCGAGCGTTCGTCATTACTAAATAGCGTGTTATTAAATATGCTTGGCATCATAAAAAAATAATCACGTAAATGCGATATTTTAAACTGAATAAGGCTTAATTTGGGACGTTGGAGTGTTAATCGAATTTGATAGTCGCTTAGAACTCCAGTACGTAAATTACAACAGATAGGTGGTAGTTTATTAGGCAAAACTATGACTTTATTGCCAAACCTTAAAATTCGACGAACACTCCGTATCCCAGCGTATGGCTTCTTCAATTTTAATGCTTTCGTTGATAATTTAGTTAATCCTCGCTGTAATCAAGGCTTTTTTGTCCTTGGGTTATGTTTATTTCAAATGGAGTAAAGTGCCATTGTAAGTATATGTTAACCACGAAGCCAAAATCGCTTGGCCCACAGGGTTGAGTTCTTTAAACCATTTGATAAGGTTATCTGGAACTAAATCTTCAAGGCTTTCATTTTTATGTAATAGGCTCCCAGCTAAACTATCAGAAAAATTTAATAAATGTCCGAGAGTCTGTTCACATTTGATTTTTCTCTTAATAACTTTTTTCTCTATTCCATTTTCAGCTAAGATTCTTTCCACTTCAGAGACTAAACTTTTTCCATTAAACTCAATGGGATCTACCAATATATAAGCTACATATTTCCAATCAATACACTCAGTTGAACTTGAAAACTCTAAACCTTGAGAGCCTTTATTAGGGTAATGAACTTTATCTTTTTCAATAAAAAAATCAGCCAAAGTTGAGAGGGGGATATCATGTTCATTTGGATTGTATTTTTGTTGGCTAACACTCACTTTTGTTACTTTAACATCATCAAGTTCACTCAATACTTTCTCAGAAAGGACGATATTGATAGGGCCAAATGCATTAGGAACGCTGTTTGCAAATTGACCAAAGCGGGCGCCTAAGTCAGTAAAGTTTCCAAAAGTTCTATCCCAGCAGCCTAGTTTGATGTCCTTAGGATCTGAAAAAAAACGTGTGAAGTATGGATTAGCTCTTGATAAACGCTCTCTTGAAAGAACCCCACCTTTTTTTGCATACGTTTTAAAGTCATTCAAAGATATTGCGTGGTATAGCTTTGTATTTAAATCTGAAATACTCAATACTTACTCCTTTAAGTTCTACAGTTTGTTAATGTAAAGTTCCGATAAGTCTCTGTTTTACCTGAGTAGATGACGAGGCTTGTTAATAGTTTTGTTTATGTATGTTAAAAGTTATCAGCATTTTTTATTAATGACAATTAGATTATGGTCTGTAGTGGGTTAGAATAAGGATAGGTGTTAATTAACTTAACTCTCTAAGCTAAGACAGCTGTGCCACAAGCAATATCCTATAAGAGCTAAGCACATCCCTTTAAGCTCATTGGTTCTACTTTAGGTAATTTAAATCATCCTGAAGGATTGCTTTTAGATTAATTACTCCATTCCAAATACTGTTTTTCTCTGAAGATTATTGCAATTTTCTGTACTTATTTTGGCTCTTTGTTACTGTTTTACTCACTTGCCGTCATGGTGGTTGTGCTTGATGAAAAAAACAATGATACCTGTAGAGGACGGTGTTAACTCCCCACCGGCTTCTAAACGATTAAAACAATGCTTTATTAGCTTATTCATTATCACCTTGTTGGGTGTAGTTGTTGGTTATTTGTCGATTTACAATCATCTAGAGGCAGATATTTACATAAATGGCGTACTGTCGGATGTCATCAATTTATTCATTCTGATTTTTATCTTTTCTTTTGTGCAAACCTCGGTAGTTGTCAAAGTCAGCTATCTATTTTTAAGCAGTGGTATATTTCTATGGAGTGTCGGGTTAACGTTTGATTTTTTAGATGAGTTTGTTTATCAGCCTAAGTGGATAGGTATTTACGTTGAAGACATGTTTAGAACAATTGGCATGCTTATTACGGGAGCAGGGCTTTTTTTGGCGCTATCAGATTTATCTAAAGCACATAAAAAGTTAGCTGATGAACTAAAAACAGATGTACTAACCAAGGCTTATAACCGCCGCTATTTCTACCACTTTATGCAGCAAAATCAAATAAAAAAGCATAGTCTAGCAATAGTGGATATTGACCACTTTAAAGCAATTAACGATCAATACGGGCATGATGTGGGCGATCAAGTGTTAATTGATTTTGTTGATAGGTGCCAGCAGAAGCTGGATCCTGCGATTTTGTTTGCCCGTATCGGTGGTGAGGAGTTCGCACTCTATATACCAACAGATGATGTGCTACAGCTAAGGAAAATATGTGAACAATTGCTGTGCTTAGCAAGTAATGTGATGGTTACACCTAATAAAGCATTAAGTGTAAGTGTAGGCTCCGCAATCAAGCGTCACGCAGAGACTTTTGGCTGTACGATGAAGCGTGCCGACCAAGCGTTATATAAGGCTAAAAATGAAGGGCGAGGACGCTATAACCACACTCCGTAAGGGACGGTTAAGGATTTTTGCTGTACGCTAAAATGAATACGACTCTTAAGGATAGATGATGGCAATAGGAAAAAAGCTTAAGCAAAAAACACGGCAGTTTGTTGATTCTAAACATATGCTTAAATCGATTACGGTAGCATCCTTTTTAGAGTCAACCATAGTGCCCATCCCGTTAGAAGCGGTGCTTGTTCCTTTAATGCAAGCGCGCCGTGAAAAACTCTGGCTTATTGCGCTAATGGCGACTGTTGGTTGTATTATTGGTGCAGTATTTGGCTATGCCTTGGGTTATTATTTGTTTGATATTGTTGGTGATTGGGTCATAAATACCTTCTCGAATCCAGAGCAGTTCGAACAAGTGAAGCAAAAAATGCAGTCACAAGGTTTTTGGTTTGTTTTAACGTTAGGTATTGTGCCCATTCCGTTTCAGATTGCGATGCTCGCTGCTGGAGCCACGAAATACTCCATTGTATTGTTTTTATTAGCGACGGTTATTGCCCGCTCAATACGGTATTTTGCTTTAGCTGCCGTAGTATATTATGCGGGTAATCAAGCTGAACGTATTATTCAAAAGCATAAAACCAAGGCGCTTGTAGGTATCTCTATTCTGGTCTTGCTGCTTTGGTGGTTAAGTACACTGATTTAATCCCTACCGCTTGATTTGCTACGGGTGATAGAAAAAAGGTGCTGAGTGACCTCAGCACCTTCCTATTAATTATTTAAGTGCTTTTTTCACTTCACGCCAGTCAATAATTTTAAAGTTTTGCGGCGCTTGTGGCATTCGGTTATACCCATCTTGCACTATGAGTACACCTTCAGGGTAACCAGGTAAAGATGCAGGTGTAACGGTTAAGCCATCAGTTTCTGATACACCGTCAATGGTTTGTTCAAGGTTATTGCTTATTGCAAATTTACCCGCAAATTCAAGGCTAGGTGTACTGCCATCAATTATTTTATAGAGCACATATGTATAGTCACCTTGGCTAGAAACCACTAAATAACGGGCATCTTTAGCGTGGTAGATTTCCATGCCTTCGATATCATCCACCAGTATATCGTTTACGGTTTGTAGCATGACAGGTTTACTGCCAGCGTTTGGCTCAGCACCTATAAACCAAATACCTTCATCTTCTTCGCCTAAGAATAATTCTGCGGTTGTATCATCAGCACTACAACCCTCAGGTTGGCTTGGAACACTAAATTCACGTACTAGTTGTGCTGATACGCCCTCATTATTACCAGTTAGTTTATATTGTTGAAAAAGCCCCGATTTATCATTCATAAACACATAGTTGCCAGTGTTTGATGAATACATACACATACCGTAAATTTCTTTTAGAGTAGTTGGCAGCTCAGCTAAGTGTTGTACTTTATTTCGTTTATCAACGGTATACACACTAATACTGTTATAAGTACGATTACTGCCTGTGATCCACGTATTTGTAGAGTTATCAATGCTTGAATGTTGGCGTACATCTACATTATTTAATCGGCCTGTTTCCAATGCTTGTAATTCTTTTCCTGCAAGATCGTACACCATCAAGCCACGACGTTTATCAGTACCCAGAATTAAGCTGTTAGCTGCATTATTAGGGTTAACCCAAATAGCAGGATCATCGGCGGCATCACCAAAAGCACGCACTGCATCGGTTTGTGCTTGTGCATGGATATAAGTAATAGCCGTTGTTTTAGCCTTGTTTTGCTGCTCTGGCAGGGCGTCGATTTGCCCTTTAAGATAATGACCTGATTCATCATCGTAAAGCACGATATCGGCTTGATTGCTGTTAAAGCGTATTGCAGCAGATTCAATTGCAAGTTCATCTGCAAATTGCCAGTTGTTAAAGCGCTTTGTTTTGCTCTCAAGGCGGTGCAATTGGTTATTTTCTGAGGTCGTGAACCATAAGCTACCGTCACTTGTTGTTGTTAAACCGCCGACCTCAGGGGCTAAAGTGCCGAATGGTGCCATCATAGCAAGGGGTTTTTTATCGGCACGAGATTCGGCATCAGCGTTAATTTGCCAAATGCCTACTTCGCCTTCACTTACATAAAGGGTTTTACTGTTATCATCAACCGCACAGCCTGATGTTTCACTAACCCCTGCAAATTCGCGCAATTCAATATTTAATGAGCGCTTATTTTCAATATCAAATACTAAGGTTTCACGAATAAGACCACGAGCGTCTGCTACAAACGCCGACACAGCTTGAGTCGTTGGGTTTGCAAATAAGCACACTGCCTCTGGTTTTGCTTTTGGTGGTGTAATACGGCTAATTTCAGTTAACTGCCATTTCGGTGTTTTTTGTAAGCTAAAAATAACCGCTTGGTCGGCTTCGTTATCAATACTTGCAACGAGGTAGTTATTATTATTGATTGATTTAACAGATAAGGCTTCAAAATTCCCTTTTTTAAGAATATGCGTAGCGCCTTTCGCATCTATCAGTTGTAAACCTTGGCTTTGTGAACTTAATAGCCAAGCGTCATCAGCAATGGCTGCTGCTTGTGAGCCTTGCATATTTTCAGTTGTGCCAAAGGTAGTTAATTGGTTTTTAACTGGTGCCTCGGTTGCCGTTGTTTGGCTACAGGCTGCGAGGGTGCTTAGTAATATTGCACTGGCAACAAGGTTTAGTGGTTTTGTAAAATTCATGGGATCCCCAATTATAAAACAAGGCAGCAATGAGCTGCCTTAATAACTCTTTGTGTATTAAAACGCGTAGCGCAGCATTAACTGAATGACTGGGCCTGCTTCTTCAGATTCCAGTTCATACTCGTCAAAGTCGCGGTTGATTTGGTCATCAACGGTGTCGAACTTGTTAAAGCTCTCGTCTTTGCTTGCATCTAGTAGGTTTGAACCCACTAAACGAAGCGTGACGTCTTGCCAGCGTTTTTCTACGAATACTTCAAGGTCTGCGCCGTAGTGTGTAGTCACTTCTTCACCCACGATACGACCATAAGCATCACCTTGTTTACGGTAAGTTGCACCGAATGAAGCGCCTAAATCAGGTAGGTCTTGAATAAAACCAACGTTAAATACATAGTCAGATTGGTCGTTAAATTTACGGCTACCAAAGGCGTCATCTACTTCTGAATCAAGCCATGAATAGTTAAAAAACACCCCAGTGTTTGGCATGCTAAGGGCCGAAAGAGGCGTTGATAAGTCAAGTTCAACCCCTTTCACAGTACCATCACCTGTGTTACGTGGTTGTAATATATAGGTGCCTTCGCCTTCTGAACCTTCTACGCCAGTATTCGCAATTTCAATAAGGTCCGAAACATCACGGTAGAATACATTGAGTCCCACTACGCCGCTTTTGCCTAAGCGATACTCATATCCTAGGTCCATACCCCACGATGATTCTGGCTGAAGGTCTGGGTTACCTAAAAAGTCGTTATCGCCTAATTCTTTTTCAAGTAGAGCAGGGGTGATGTAATCAAAGTCTGGGCGGCGTAAGCTGCGTGCAACAGACGCACTTACACGGCCGTTTTCAGAAACGTTGTAGCGTAAATGAGCTGACGGTAAGAAAAAGTCGTAGTCATTGTCTGCGGTTACACCTTCAGTTTTATCGGTAATGTTTGAGTCGGTTGATTCATAACGCACACCCATTTCCCATGAGAAATCTTGATCTTCATGTTTTATCAATGCAAATACATCTACGCGGTCTTCTTTTAGTGTATTTACACCGCCAGCCGCTGCTTCAAACTCGTTGTTAAAGCCTGCCAGTGACAGTGGTGTTTTGCTGAACTGATCCCAGCTTGCAAAGTTTTGTTCGCTTTCCCCTTCGGCTTGATAAACCGCTGTATCACGTTCTTTACCTTGTAAGAACGCGCCAAAT includes the following:
- a CDS encoding phytase; the encoded protein is MNFTKPLNLVASAILLSTLAACSQTTATEAPVKNQLTTFGTTENMQGSQAAAIADDAWLLSSQSQGLQLIDAKGATHILKKGNFEALSVKSINNNNYLVASIDNEADQAVIFSLQKTPKWQLTEISRITPPKAKPEAVCLFANPTTQAVSAFVADARGLIRETLVFDIENKRSLNIELREFAGVSETSGCAVDDNSKTLYVSEGEVGIWQINADAESRADKKPLAMMAPFGTLAPEVGGLTTTSDGSLWFTTSENNQLHRLESKTKRFNNWQFADELAIESAAIRFNSNQADIVLYDDESGHYLKGQIDALPEQQNKAKTTAITYIHAQAQTDAVRAFGDAADDPAIWVNPNNAANSLILGTDKRRGLMVYDLAGKELQALETGRLNNVDVRQHSSIDNSTNTWITGSNRTYNSISVYTVDKRNKVQHLAELPTTLKEIYGMCMYSSNTGNYVFMNDKSGLFQQYKLTGNNEGVSAQLVREFSVPSQPEGCSADDTTAELFLGEEDEGIWFIGAEPNAGSKPVMLQTVNDILVDDIEGMEIYHAKDARYLVVSSQGDYTYVLYKIIDGSTPSLEFAGKFAISNNLEQTIDGVSETDGLTVTPASLPGYPEGVLIVQDGYNRMPQAPQNFKIIDWREVKKALK
- a CDS encoding GGDEF domain-containing protein produces the protein MKKTMIPVEDGVNSPPASKRLKQCFISLFIITLLGVVVGYLSIYNHLEADIYINGVLSDVINLFILIFIFSFVQTSVVVKVSYLFLSSGIFLWSVGLTFDFLDEFVYQPKWIGIYVEDMFRTIGMLITGAGLFLALSDLSKAHKKLADELKTDVLTKAYNRRYFYHFMQQNQIKKHSLAIVDIDHFKAINDQYGHDVGDQVLIDFVDRCQQKLDPAILFARIGGEEFALYIPTDDVLQLRKICEQLLCLASNVMVTPNKALSVSVGSAIKRHAETFGCTMKRADQALYKAKNEGRGRYNHTP
- a CDS encoding YqaA family protein, whose amino-acid sequence is MAIGKKLKQKTRQFVDSKHMLKSITVASFLESTIVPIPLEAVLVPLMQARREKLWLIALMATVGCIIGAVFGYALGYYLFDIVGDWVINTFSNPEQFEQVKQKMQSQGFWFVLTLGIVPIPFQIAMLAAGATKYSIVLFLLATVIARSIRYFALAAVVYYAGNQAERIIQKHKTKALVGISILVLLLWWLSTLI